The Kocuria turfanensis genome contains the following window.
GCCGCGTCCGGCGGGCAGCGCGGGAGCGTCCGGTCATTCCGCTGCTCCTTGCCGCTCGTCGGGAGGACCCGGGGTCCGCGCCCATTCTGGCACCCCGGCCCCTGTCGCCGCGGGGCGCGTCCGGCCCGGCCGGGCCCGGGGCCTACGATGGGGACGCCCGTGGGCGGCGGCCGCGGCCGGTCCGTCCGCCGGACCCCGGGCCCGAACGACCGAGGAGGACGACCGCATGACGGTGACGCAGGAGACGGGGGTGCTGTGCCGGGTGCCCATGCGCTGGGGCGACATGGACCCGTACGGCCACGTGAACAACGTCGAGGTCGTGCGGCTGCTGGAGGAGGCGCGGATCGCGGCGCTCGGCGTGCCCGTGGGCACCGGTCACGAGGTGGAGGCCCCGCTCATCCCGTTCTTCTCCGCGCTCCCCGCCGGCACCCAGGCGCTGATCACCGAGAACCGGATCAAGTACCTGCGCTCCCTCGAGTACCGCAACACCCCGGTGGAGGTGCGCGTGTGGGTCGTCTCGGCCCGCGGCGGAGCACTCACCCTGGGTTTCGAGATCACGGACGTGGTGAGCCGCCGGGCGTGCGTGCGCGCCGAGACCCAGCTCGCGTTCTTCGTGCCCGCCACCGGAACGGTCCTGCGGATCACCCCGGAGCAGCAGGAGGTCCTCGCCCCCTACTCCGGTCCGCCCCTGTTCCGCTGACCGGGCTCAGGGCACCGGGTTGCCGCGCGCCGCGGTGAGCAGGGCGTACCAGTCCTCGTGGCCGAGCCGGGGCGTCAGCGCCTCCGCCTCGGCGCACGCGGCGATCCGGCGCGGGTCGGTGGTGCCCAGGACCGGGCGGATGCCGCCGGGGTGGCGCATCAGCCACGCGAGGACCACCGCCTCCCCGGACACCCCGTGCGCGGCGGCGATCCGGTGCACCGTCCCGGCCGTGGCCGCGGCGTGCTGGTCCTCCGGCGGGATGGGCGCCCCGGTGTACAGGCCCCGGGCCAGGGCGCCCCACGCCTGCACCTCGATGCCGTCGGCCGCGCAGTACTCCAGGATCCCCTCCGGGAACGAGTGCTCGGCGCCCTCGGGGTGGTTGGCGAGGATCTGCTGCTCCACGAAGCCGCGGTGGCGCAGGCTCAGCTCGAGCTGCAGGGCCGTCACCGGCGTGGTGAGCAGCTGCTGGTAGAGGGCCACCTGGCGGGTCGACATGTTGGACAGGCCCACCGAGCGGATGAGCCCTTCCTTGCGGAGCTCGTCCAGGGCATCCGCCACCTCGTGGGGGTCGGCGAGGGGATCGGGGCGGTGCAGCATGAACCGCTCCACCGAGTCCACGCGGAGCCGGCGCAGGGAGCCCTCCAGCCCGGCGCGGATCGTGTCCCGGTCCAGCCGGTAGTGGGCCGGGGCGCCGGGAGCGGCGGTGTTGCCGGGCAGGCGCACCCCGCACTTGGTCTGCAGCCGCACCCGGCCCGCCAGCGCCGGGTCCTCGGCCAGGAGCTCCCCGAAGACCGCCTCGGACTTGCCGTGGGCGTAGATGTCGGCGTGGTCGAAGTCGGTGATGCCGGCGTCGAGGGCCGCGTGCACCGCCGCCCGGGCGCGGTCCACGGTGGCGGTGTCGTGCGGGACGTCGTCCCACGAGCCCCCGATGGTCATGCACCCGTAGATCAGGCGTGAGCTCACGTGCGGTCCTCTCCGTCGGGCACGCCGGCGTCCCGGGCGGGATCGGCACTTTCCAGTCGTTGCTGCTCGGCGGCCCAGCGCAGCCGGGCCGCGGCCGCGTAGGCCGCGCCGGACTCCTTCAGCCGCCCCGCGCGCTCGTACAGCCGCCCCAGGGCGGTGAAGCACTCCGCCTGGTCCGCGGTGGTGGCCTCGGTCTCCTGGTAGAAGTCCAGGGCCCGGTTGTAGGCGGTGATGGCCTGGGTGTGCCGCTCGCCGAGCTCGTAGACCCGGCCGAGGTTGACGTGGCACTGCGCCTGGTCGTGGGCGTCGTGCGGGGCGTCGAGGTACTGCCCCAGGGCGTCCAGGAGGTGCTCCTCGGCGTCGTGGGCGCGGTCCAGCTCCAGGCACAGGCTGCCCAGGATCAGGTGGGTGCGGGCCTGGTGCTTGCCGCTGCCGCCGATCCGGTGGAACAGGCGCAGGGCCTCCTCGTAGGCGGTGACGGCCCGGCCCGGCCGGTTCATCCCCAGGTAGAGGTGGCCCAGGTTGTAGTGGCAGGCGGCCTGCTCCTGCAGGGAGTCGCCCTCCTCCTCGAAGAGGAGGATGGCCTGCTGGTAGGCGGTCTCGGCCTCGTCGAGCCGCCCGCGGTCCTCGGCGTCGAGGGCCTGGGTGAAGAACCCGTGCCCGTCCTGGGAGTAGCTCATGCGGATTCCTTTCTCGGCCGGGTCCTCCACGGGGACGGGACCGACTACGCGGGGTGCGCGTCGGGGGCGCTGCCCGCACGGCGGCCCAGCACGAACCACAGGCCGGCGCCGGCCACGGGGAACGCGAGGATCACGAGCAGCCAGAACAGCCGCAGGACCGGGTCCTGTCCCGGGGTGCGCAGCAGGGAGGTCACGGCGGCCACCATCAGCACGACGACGACCGCGCCGGCCACCGTCGCACCACTCTCCCACACCCCGCTCCGCGCGGCCTCGGCGCCGCCGGCCGCGAGGACGGTCCAGGTGCTCATGCATCGATACTGGCACCGCGGGAGCGGGCGGACAAGGGCGGGCGCCGGGGCGTGTCCCGGGCCGGTCCCCCATAGAGTGGGCGGAAGCACCGCTCAGCACGCTGATAAAATCCGACCACCACAGCAATCCTGAGGAGAGTCCACGATGTCCACCTCCGACGACCGCCCGTACGACCAGGAAACCGCCCACCCGGAGCGCCCCGGGACGCGTCCCGACCGGACGCGCGACGTGGACGACACGGGCGTGGAGCGCCACGCCCCCAGTTCGTCGACCGAGCTGTGGGACCACAACGCCTACGGCCGGGAGGGCCGCGACGTCGGCGGCGACGCGACGTCCGGGCCGACCGACACGCGGGACCCGCGCGGCGGGGCGCCCGCCTACAACATCGACGCCGGGGACGACGACGCCCACCGGCACGGCGACGACGCCGGCGACGACGACGGCACGAACGTCCGCCGGACGGGGGAGTCCCTCACGGGCGCCGACGCCACCGCCGGCCGGGCCCGGGAGAGCGTCGCGGACGAGCGCCGCGAACCGTCCGCCGGCGCCGGGGAGCGGGCCTTCGACCAGGAGGCCGCCGCTCGGCACGACCGGTCCGGGCCCGACCGGTTCGAGGACGACCGGTTCGAGGACGACGCGCCGGCGCGCGACCGGTTCGAGGGGGGCCGGGCCGGAGACGACGCGGCCACCGTGGTCCGGCACGAGGAACGGCTGCGGGCCGGCACGGAGCGGGTCGAGTCCGGGCGGCTGCGCCTGCGCAAGTACGTGGTCGAGGAGCCGGTGCGCGAGGAGCAGACCCTGGCCTCCGAGGACGTCGAGGAGATCCGCACCCCGATCACCGAGGAGGAGCGCGAGGCCTTCCTCGCCGGGCAGGACCTGCCGGTGGGGGAGGACGAGGTCATCCTCTACCGCGAGGTGCCCGTGGTGCAGACCGTGCGGGTGCCCTACCAGCGGGTGCGCCTGGCCGTGCGCCGCACCGAGCGCACCGAGGTGATCGAGGAGACGGTGCGCCAGGAGCGGATCGACGTGCAGGAGCAGGACGACCGGGCCTGAGCCCTGTCCTGCGGGCCCCCCGCCGGCTCCGGCCGGCGGGGGGCCGCGCCGTGTCCGGGGCTGTTCACCGAGCGCGGAGTGCCGCGTGGGGGCTTGTGCGGTCCCGTCCGCCGGTGACTGAATGGTCAGCGGACTGGCTGTTCCGCGCCCCGCCGGGGCCGGGCCGGCCGGCGACGACCACGTGAACGAGGACGAGCGGGAGAAGCACATGCGCAAGAGGCTCAACAGGATGAGGCACCGAGCGGGTGGGCAGGCACCGATGCCCCCGGGTGTTCCCGGCAGCGGGACGGCCCCGGCCGCGGAGCCCACCGAGCCCCGGCCCCCGCTGCCGCCGAAGCCCGACCAGGCGGCGCCGGCGCCCGTGAGCCCCACCGGCCGCGACACCGGGGCCGACCCCACGCTCGCCGCCCAGGGCGGGGAGTACCTGACCACCGCCCACGGGTCCCGGCGCAGCGACACGGACCACTCCCTGAAGGCCGGCCGGCGCGGGCCCGTGCTGCTCCAGGACCACCACTTCCGCGAGAAGATCAGCCACTTCGACCACGAGCGCATCCCCGAGCGGGTGGTCCACGCCCGCGGCGCCGGCGCCCACGGCGTGTTCCGCTCCTACGGCACCGCGAGCCGGATCTCGTCGGCCGCCGTGTTCGGCAAGGACGTGGAGACCCCGGTCTTCGTGCGCTTCTCGACCGTCCTCGGCTCCCGGGGTTCGGCCGACCTGGCCCGGGACACCCGCGGCTTCGCCACGAAGTTCTACACGTCCGAGGGCACCTGGGACCTGGTGGGCAACAACATCCCGGTGTTCTTCATCCAGGACGCGATCAAGTTCCCGGACGTCATCCACGCCGGCAAGCCGCACCCGGACCGGGAGATCCCGCAGGCCCAGTCCGCCCACGACACCTTCTGGGACTTCGTCTCGCTGCACACCGAGGCGCAGCACCACACGATCTGGAACATGTCCGACCGCGCGATCCCGCGCTCCTACCGGACGATGGAGGGCTTCGGGGTCCACACCTTCCGGCTCCTGGACGACGAGGGCGGCAGCGTGCTCGTGAAGTTCCACTGGAAGCCGAAGCTGGGCGTGCACTCCGTGCTGTGGGAGGAGGCGCAGATCGCCAACGGCATGGACCCCGACGTCCACCGCCGCGACCTCGCCGACGCCATCGAGGCCGGCGCCCACCCCGAGTGGGAGCTCGGCGTGCAGGTCTTCGAGGACAACGAGGAGCAGATGTTCGAGGGCATCGACCTGCTCGACCCCACGAAGATCGTCCCGGAGGAGCTGGCGCCCGTGCAGCCGGTGGGACTGATGACGCTGGACCGCAACCCCTCCAACTACTTCGCCGAGACCGAGCAGGTCGCCTTCAACCCCAACAACCTGGTGCGCGGCATCGACGTGACCAACGACCCGCTGCTGCAGGGCCGGCTGTTCTCCTACCTGGACACCCAGCTCAGCCGGCTGGGCGGGCCCAACTGGACGCAGCTGCCGATCAACCGCCCGCACGCCCCGGTCAACGACATGCTGCGGGACGGCATGCACCAGACCGCCGTGCACACCGGGGTCGCGCCCTACCACCCGAACACCCTCGACGGGAACAACCCGTTCCCCGCCGAGGAGCCGGCCCGTCCCTTCATCGACCACCCGGCCCCGGTCGCGGAGTCGGTCAAGGAGCGCGGGGCCCCGGCGTCCTTCGACGACCACTACAGCCAGGCCCGCCTGTTCTGGCTGTCCATGAGCGACGTCGAGAAGGAGCACATCGCGCAGGCCTACACCTTCGAGCTCGGCAAGTGCTGGGAGCAGTCGGTCAAGGAGCGCCAGCTGCAGTCGCTGGCCAACATCGACGCGAAGCTGTGCGCCGTGGTCGCCGAGGGCCTGGGGCTGCCCGCGCCGCGGCCCACCGTCGAGCACGGCCGGATCGAGCCGAGCCCGGCCCTGTCCCAGATCGGCGGGCAGTGGCCGCTCGACGGCCGGCAGGTCGGCATCGTGGTCGGGTCCGACCCGGACGAGTCCGACCTGCTGGCCGTGGTCGAGGCGGTCGACGCCGCGGGCATGGTCCCGCTGGTGATCGCCCCGCACGGCGGGCCGGTCGGGCGCGGCGGGAGGGTCGTGGCCCAGCGCACCTACCTCACCGCCCGCTCCGTCGAGTTCGACTCCGTGCTCGTGGCCGGTGCCGTGCCGCCGGCCCCGGACGCCCGGCCGGGCCTCGACGCCAAGGCCGGCGCCGTGTCCACGGGCGCCCTGGACCCCCGCGTGCACCTGCTGCTCGGCGAGGCGTTCCGCCAGGCCAAGGCCATCGGCGTGTGGGGCGACAAGGGGCGCGCGCTCGCCGCGGCCGGCCTGCCCGAGGGCGCGCCCGGCGTGGTCACCGGCAAGGACTCCGCCGCCGTGGTGGAGCAGGTCGTCGCGCTCATGAAGAGCCACCGGGCCTGGGAGCGCTTCCCGGTCACCGGGCGGCTCTGAGCCCGGCGCCGCCCCGGCGCCCAGGACCCGTCCGGCCCCGCCGGACGGGTCCTCGGCGCCCGCCCTCAGAACCGGCCGAGCTCCTCGCGCAGCGCGGAGCCGAGGTCGGGGTGCCGGAACCGGTAGCCGCGGTCGATGGCGCGGTCGGCCGAGACCCGCTGGTCCGCGAGGGCCATCAGCTCCGCCCCCTCGGCGCCGAGCACCAGCTTCGGCCCGAAGCCCGGCGTGGGCAGCAGCGCGGGCCGGCCGAGCACCTTGCCGAGGGTCCGCGCGTAGTCCCGGCCCGTGACCGGCATGGGGGCGACGGCGTTGACGGGACCGTGCAGCCCGGCGGAGAGCACGGCGTGGGCGAACAGGCCCACCGCGTCGTCCAGGGAGATCCAGCTCAGCCACTGGTTCCCGGAGCCCAGCCGCCCGCCCAGCCCGGCGAGGAACAGCGGCAGCTGCGCCTTGAGCGCGCCGCCGGCGGGGGTCTGCACCACCCCGGTGCGCACCGTCACCACGCGTGTCCCGGTGGCCTCGGCGCCCTGCGCGGCCCGCTCCCAGGCGGTGCAGACCTCGGCGAGGAAGTCCCCGCCCGCCGGGGACTTCTCGGTGACCGTCTGCCCGTGCGTGTCGGCCCCGTAGTAGCCGATCGCGGAGGCGTTGACCAGGGCCGCCGGGGCGTCCTCGCCGAGAGCGGCGAGGGCGCGCACGATCAGCTCGGTGCCGCGCACGCGGGAGTCGCGGATCTGCTCCTTCGCCGCGCGCGTGAGCCGCCCCCCGATGCTGCGCCCGGCCAGGTTCACGACCACGTCCACGCCCCGCAGGGCGCCGGGGTCCAGGACCCCGGCCTCCGGGTCCCAGGAGATCTCCCCGGGGGTGCGCGCCTCGCGGCGCACGAAGCGCAGCACGGTGTGCCCG
Protein-coding sequences here:
- a CDS encoding TIGR01777 family oxidoreductase, with the protein product MTTFTFSSRVPHPVEDVFAWHARPGALTRLTPAWTGSVVEESSPPLQNGTRSRLRVAVPGSYGLASVPWTAEHHGFVPGREFRDRMVRGPLASWEHHHRFDDDGHGGTVVTDTVEYSALPGDRAFGDRLMGPALGRQFEARERRLTADLEFHARYPGRPLTVALTGASGTIGTQLAALLGTGGHTVLRFVRREARTPGEISWDPEAGVLDPGALRGVDVVVNLAGRSIGGRLTRAAKEQIRDSRVRGTELIVRALAALGEDAPAALVNASAIGYYGADTHGQTVTEKSPAGGDFLAEVCTAWERAAQGAEATGTRVVTVRTGVVQTPAGGALKAQLPLFLAGLGGRLGSGNQWLSWISLDDAVGLFAHAVLSAGLHGPVNAVAPMPVTGRDYARTLGKVLGRPALLPTPGFGPKLVLGAEGAELMALADQRVSADRAIDRGYRFRHPDLGSALREELGRF
- a CDS encoding tetratricopeptide repeat protein, yielding MSYSQDGHGFFTQALDAEDRGRLDEAETAYQQAILLFEEEGDSLQEQAACHYNLGHLYLGMNRPGRAVTAYEEALRLFHRIGGSGKHQARTHLILGSLCLELDRAHDAEEHLLDALGQYLDAPHDAHDQAQCHVNLGRVYELGERHTQAITAYNRALDFYQETEATTADQAECFTALGRLYERAGRLKESGAAYAAAARLRWAAEQQRLESADPARDAGVPDGEDRT
- a CDS encoding PLD nuclease N-terminal domain-containing protein, with protein sequence MSTWTVLAAGGAEAARSGVWESGATVAGAVVVVLMVAAVTSLLRTPGQDPVLRLFWLLVILAFPVAGAGLWFVLGRRAGSAPDAHPA
- a CDS encoding aldo/keto reductase, which translates into the protein MSSRLIYGCMTIGGSWDDVPHDTATVDRARAAVHAALDAGITDFDHADIYAHGKSEAVFGELLAEDPALAGRVRLQTKCGVRLPGNTAAPGAPAHYRLDRDTIRAGLEGSLRRLRVDSVERFMLHRPDPLADPHEVADALDELRKEGLIRSVGLSNMSTRQVALYQQLLTTPVTALQLELSLRHRGFVEQQILANHPEGAEHSFPEGILEYCAADGIEVQAWGALARGLYTGAPIPPEDQHAAATAGTVHRIAAAHGVSGEAVVLAWLMRHPGGIRPVLGTTDPRRIAACAEAEALTPRLGHEDWYALLTAARGNPVP
- a CDS encoding catalase; the encoded protein is MRHRAGGQAPMPPGVPGSGTAPAAEPTEPRPPLPPKPDQAAPAPVSPTGRDTGADPTLAAQGGEYLTTAHGSRRSDTDHSLKAGRRGPVLLQDHHFREKISHFDHERIPERVVHARGAGAHGVFRSYGTASRISSAAVFGKDVETPVFVRFSTVLGSRGSADLARDTRGFATKFYTSEGTWDLVGNNIPVFFIQDAIKFPDVIHAGKPHPDREIPQAQSAHDTFWDFVSLHTEAQHHTIWNMSDRAIPRSYRTMEGFGVHTFRLLDDEGGSVLVKFHWKPKLGVHSVLWEEAQIANGMDPDVHRRDLADAIEAGAHPEWELGVQVFEDNEEQMFEGIDLLDPTKIVPEELAPVQPVGLMTLDRNPSNYFAETEQVAFNPNNLVRGIDVTNDPLLQGRLFSYLDTQLSRLGGPNWTQLPINRPHAPVNDMLRDGMHQTAVHTGVAPYHPNTLDGNNPFPAEEPARPFIDHPAPVAESVKERGAPASFDDHYSQARLFWLSMSDVEKEHIAQAYTFELGKCWEQSVKERQLQSLANIDAKLCAVVAEGLGLPAPRPTVEHGRIEPSPALSQIGGQWPLDGRQVGIVVGSDPDESDLLAVVEAVDAAGMVPLVIAPHGGPVGRGGRVVAQRTYLTARSVEFDSVLVAGAVPPAPDARPGLDAKAGAVSTGALDPRVHLLLGEAFRQAKAIGVWGDKGRALAAAGLPEGAPGVVTGKDSAAVVEQVVALMKSHRAWERFPVTGRL
- a CDS encoding acyl-CoA thioesterase, with amino-acid sequence MTVTQETGVLCRVPMRWGDMDPYGHVNNVEVVRLLEEARIAALGVPVGTGHEVEAPLIPFFSALPAGTQALITENRIKYLRSLEYRNTPVEVRVWVVSARGGALTLGFEITDVVSRRACVRAETQLAFFVPATGTVLRITPEQQEVLAPYSGPPLFR
- a CDS encoding YsnF/AvaK domain-containing protein, which produces MSTSDDRPYDQETAHPERPGTRPDRTRDVDDTGVERHAPSSSTELWDHNAYGREGRDVGGDATSGPTDTRDPRGGAPAYNIDAGDDDAHRHGDDAGDDDGTNVRRTGESLTGADATAGRARESVADERREPSAGAGERAFDQEAAARHDRSGPDRFEDDRFEDDAPARDRFEGGRAGDDAATVVRHEERLRAGTERVESGRLRLRKYVVEEPVREEQTLASEDVEEIRTPITEEEREAFLAGQDLPVGEDEVILYREVPVVQTVRVPYQRVRLAVRRTERTEVIEETVRQERIDVQEQDDRA